One segment of Campylobacter hominis ATCC BAA-381 DNA contains the following:
- a CDS encoding efflux RND transporter periplasmic adaptor subunit, producing the protein MKKFIKFGIFCALALILIWFFLFKKDEEAPNFITTKLQSGDIKSVVIANGEVYAQDLVDVGAQVSGQIKKLYVKVGDNVKKGDMIAQIDSEKQENEISKEKAQLVIYEANLKAAEIKAQNAKIQFLREQKLYKKDATSKEKLENAKNEAALSAANVKQIQAQIEQTKLALDTAETNLGYTKISAPLDGTIVSVPVEEGRTVNANQTTPTIVKIADLSKMEIRLQISEGDISLVKVGQNVEYTILSALDDIKKAEISSIDPALTTLSDGSYDKTNLNGSSSSNEAVYFYAKVLVDDNDGFLKIGMTTQNTIIVNEAKNVNFITSSAIQKDTNNERFVWILKDKTPTKAKIKIGISDNLNTQILSGINKNDEIIISNPNKSENSKSIARPPFERVR; encoded by the coding sequence ATGAAAAAATTTATAAAATTCGGTATATTTTGCGCGCTAGCGCTGATTTTGATATGGTTTTTCTTATTTAAAAAAGACGAAGAAGCACCAAATTTCATAACTACAAAACTGCAATCAGGTGACATAAAAAGCGTAGTAATTGCAAACGGCGAAGTATATGCTCAAGATCTCGTAGATGTAGGCGCGCAGGTAAGCGGTCAAATCAAAAAACTATACGTCAAAGTCGGAGACAACGTAAAAAAAGGCGATATGATTGCGCAAATAGATTCAGAAAAACAGGAAAATGAAATATCAAAAGAAAAAGCACAACTTGTAATTTATGAGGCTAATTTAAAGGCGGCTGAAATTAAAGCGCAAAACGCTAAAATACAGTTTTTAAGAGAGCAAAAACTTTATAAAAAAGATGCCACTTCAAAAGAAAAACTTGAAAACGCTAAGAATGAAGCTGCGCTTTCAGCTGCAAATGTAAAACAGATACAAGCTCAAATAGAGCAAACAAAACTGGCTTTAGATACCGCCGAAACAAATCTAGGATATACAAAAATATCAGCTCCGCTTGATGGCACTATAGTCTCGGTTCCTGTAGAAGAAGGACGAACAGTAAATGCGAATCAAACTACACCTACAATCGTAAAAATCGCCGATTTATCAAAAATGGAAATTCGTCTGCAAATCTCTGAAGGCGATATCTCGCTCGTAAAAGTCGGACAAAATGTCGAATACACAATACTTTCGGCGCTTGATGATATAAAAAAAGCTGAAATTTCAAGCATAGATCCAGCTCTTACCACACTTAGTGACGGGAGTTACGATAAAACAAACTTAAACGGTTCAAGCTCTTCAAATGAAGCTGTTTATTTTTATGCCAAAGTACTTGTAGATGATAATGACGGTTTCCTAAAAATCGGTATGACAACACAAAATACAATAATAGTAAATGAAGCTAAAAACGTAAATTTTATCACTTCATCAGCCATTCAAAAAGATACAAACAATGAGCGCTTCGTATGGATTTTAAAAGATAAAACTCCAACAAAAGCTAAGATAAAAATCGGCATAAGCGACAATTTAAATACCCAAATCTTAAGTGGTATAAATAAAAACGATGAAATTATAATATCAAATCCAAATAAAAGTGAAAATTCTAAAAGCATAGCAAGACCGCCATTTGAAAGAGTAAGATGA
- a CDS encoding MacB family efflux pump subunit: protein MIDLININKNFPLGDSQINVLKNINLHIDKGEFVAIIGQSGSGKSTLMNIIGCLDTPSSGEYKIENRDVAHFTSDDLANLRSKKFGFVFQRYNLISSMNALENVALPAVYAGASTEFRTKRAKEILNELDLKDKMQNLPNKLSGGQQQRVSIARALINGGEIILADEPTGALDSKSGETVMQIFTDLYKKGHTIIMVTHDKHVASYASRIIEIKDGEILSDTKKNDEIFELKSEEIVQKNIFSSYKDRFIESFKMSVSAIFSHKLRSVLTMLGIIIGISSVICVVALGKGSQEKIISSIRAIGTNTINIMPGKSAADARLNKIKTLTIEDSNVLANQPYIDYSTPNTSANGLIAYANLSSNGILSGGGANSLAIRSVELQSGRNFTDDDIKNSASVVIIDQNTVDTFFTNTDPIGKILLFKNRPLLIIGMAENEKFSSQDRLKIYAPYTTVMNKISGNRDISSITVKISDNVSTKTAEDSITAILTKRHIIKDFHTRNSDTIKETIESTMGTMRLLISSIAVISLIVGGIGVMNIMLVSVTERTKEIGVRMAIGAKESNILEQFLIEAILLCSIGGVLGIIIALGFGAAFNSVSSDFVMKFSLMPAITALIASCAIGIVFGYLPARNASRLNPIDALSQE, encoded by the coding sequence ATGATAGATTTAATAAATATAAATAAAAATTTTCCATTAGGCGATTCTCAAATTAACGTTTTAAAAAATATAAATTTACATATAGATAAAGGCGAATTTGTAGCTATAATCGGTCAAAGCGGATCCGGAAAATCGACATTGATGAATATAATAGGTTGTCTTGATACGCCAAGCAGCGGTGAATATAAAATCGAAAACCGCGATGTAGCACATTTTACAAGTGACGATCTTGCAAATTTAAGAAGCAAGAAATTCGGCTTTGTATTTCAAAGATACAATCTTATATCTTCAATGAATGCACTTGAAAATGTCGCACTGCCGGCTGTTTATGCAGGTGCAAGCACTGAATTTCGCACAAAAAGGGCAAAAGAAATTTTAAATGAGCTTGATCTTAAAGATAAAATGCAAAATTTACCTAACAAACTATCAGGCGGACAACAACAACGAGTTTCAATTGCAAGAGCTTTAATAAACGGCGGCGAAATTATTTTAGCCGATGAACCGACAGGCGCACTTGACAGTAAAAGCGGCGAAACGGTAATGCAAATTTTTACGGATCTTTACAAAAAAGGTCATACAATAATAATGGTAACTCACGATAAACACGTAGCAAGTTATGCAAGTCGCATCATAGAAATAAAAGACGGCGAAATTTTAAGCGACACAAAAAAGAACGATGAAATTTTTGAATTAAAAAGCGAAGAAATCGTCCAAAAAAATATTTTTTCATCTTATAAAGATAGATTTATAGAAAGCTTTAAAATGTCCGTAAGTGCAATATTTTCACACAAACTCAGATCTGTTTTAACCATGCTTGGAATAATAATAGGAATTTCATCTGTAATTTGCGTCGTGGCGCTAGGCAAAGGCTCGCAAGAAAAAATAATCTCGTCAATAAGAGCGATAGGAACCAACACAATAAATATAATGCCTGGAAAAAGCGCAGCCGACGCAAGACTTAATAAAATAAAAACTTTAACAATAGAAGATTCAAATGTGCTTGCAAATCAGCCTTATATTGACTATTCCACACCAAATACAAGTGCAAACGGACTTATAGCTTACGCAAATCTCAGCTCAAACGGCATTCTTAGCGGCGGAGGCGCGAATTCTCTCGCTATAAGAAGCGTAGAACTTCAAAGTGGGCGAAATTTTACCGATGACGACATAAAAAATTCGGCTTCAGTTGTAATTATAGATCAAAATACCGTTGATACATTTTTTACAAACACGGATCCGATAGGCAAAATTTTACTTTTTAAGAACAGACCGCTTCTAATAATAGGCATGGCGGAAAATGAAAAATTCAGTTCTCAAGACAGATTAAAAATTTACGCACCTTATACGACCGTAATGAATAAAATCAGCGGAAACCGTGATATCAGCTCAATTACTGTAAAAATCTCTGATAATGTCAGTACAAAAACGGCTGAAGACAGTATCACGGCAATCCTTACAAAACGTCACATAATAAAAGATTTTCACACCAGAAACTCCGACACCATAAAAGAGACAATAGAAAGTACAATGGGAACGATGAGACTTCTTATTTCATCAATAGCCGTTATTTCACTGATAGTAGGTGGAATCGGCGTAATGAATATAATGCTTGTAAGTGTAACGGAACGCACTAAAGAAATCGGCGTAAGAATGGCGATAGGCGCAAAAGAATCAAATATTTTAGAGCAGTTTTTGATAGAAGCGATTCTGCTTTGCTCGATCGGCGGAGTGCTTGGAATTATAATCGCACTCGGTTTCGGTGCCGCTTTCAATTCAGTAAGCAGCGATTTTGTAATGAAATTTTCGCTAATGCCAGCAATTACCGCGTTAATCGCATCTTGTGCTATAGGTATTGTTTTTGGATACTTGCCGGCTAGAAACGCAAGCAGATTAAATCCGATAGATGCACTTTCACAGGAGTAA
- a CDS encoding TolC family protein, protein MRNFIIIFLIVFLSACSTKNALNYEPNKNFKDENETFRLEKKWYKLYNQNQLNELVEEVLKNNIDFKIASLNLARAYENAGLISADLFPTLSAGADFTTNRDISTNDNFRKKYQAKVEINYEVDLLGKILSRKYASDWLATADEFDLQSLKLTLINSAVSGYFKEIYLNEALNFTERNIKSYEKLNEIINIKVAYGKSEPLELKQTENALLNLQNKKLSLISQLKNNELFLRNLLGNDSEFLTPVSQIENIKFLGVDMSAPYIALSNRPDLRAAISRINVSFYDYRVSQLEFFPNVSLGASLSSNDEKFKDAFKLNFFSGNVSINLPFLYYSRLKSRLRISQIDFKINVKKYEKALSEAVNEVRNLYEIYEISLNNLQNLKKNYENAAKIAEIYNAKYDAGRAELKDYLEADTAAIDAKISLISQYYTVLETENKIYRSMSAKFYKK, encoded by the coding sequence ATGAGAAATTTTATAATAATTTTTTTGATTGTTTTTTTAAGTGCCTGTTCTACAAAAAATGCACTGAATTATGAACCAAACAAAAATTTTAAAGATGAAAACGAAACTTTCAGACTTGAAAAAAAATGGTATAAACTTTATAATCAAAATCAATTAAATGAGCTTGTAGAGGAAGTTTTAAAAAATAATATCGATTTTAAAATCGCTTCCTTAAATTTAGCGCGCGCTTATGAAAACGCCGGACTGATTTCAGCCGACTTATTTCCGACTTTAAGCGCAGGTGCGGATTTTACGACAAACCGTGACATATCAACAAATGATAATTTCAGAAAAAAATACCAGGCAAAAGTAGAAATAAACTACGAAGTTGATTTATTAGGTAAAATTTTAAGCAGAAAGTATGCAAGCGACTGGCTTGCAACTGCCGACGAATTTGATTTGCAAAGCCTGAAACTTACACTTATAAACTCAGCCGTAAGCGGATATTTCAAAGAAATTTATTTAAATGAGGCGCTAAATTTCACGGAACGCAATATAAAAAGCTATGAAAAACTAAATGAGATTATCAATATAAAAGTCGCATACGGAAAAAGTGAGCCGTTGGAGCTGAAACAAACAGAAAACGCGCTTTTAAACCTGCAAAACAAAAAACTTTCTTTAATATCTCAACTAAAAAATAATGAACTTTTTTTACGAAATTTACTTGGAAACGACAGCGAATTTTTAACGCCCGTTTCGCAAATAGAAAATATAAAATTTCTTGGCGTAGATATGAGTGCGCCTTATATCGCGCTTTCGAATCGTCCTGATTTAAGGGCTGCGATTTCAAGAATAAATGTAAGCTTTTACGATTACAGAGTTTCGCAACTGGAATTTTTCCCGAATGTAAGTTTAGGGGCAAGTCTTAGCAGCAACGACGAAAAATTTAAAGATGCTTTTAAACTAAACTTTTTTAGTGGAAATGTAAGTATAAACTTACCATTTTTGTACTATTCCAGACTGAAATCACGTCTTAGAATTTCACAAATCGATTTTAAAATAAATGTAAAAAAATACGAAAAGGCATTAAGCGAAGCCGTAAATGAAGTAAGAAATTTATATGAAATTTATGAAATTTCACTTAATAACTTGCAGAATTTAAAGAAAAATTACGAAAATGCGGCAAAAATTGCTGAAATTTACAACGCAAAATATGACGCCGGAAGAGCCGAGCTGAAAGATTATTTAGAAGCTGATACGGCAGCAATTGATGCTAAAATTTCATTGATATCGCAATATTATACTGTTTTGGAAACGGAAAATAAAATTTATAGATCGATGAGCGCAAAATTTTATAAAAAGTAA
- a CDS encoding D-amino-acid transaminase, producing MLNGIVYINGKFCDANEAKISPFDRGFIFGDGIYEVVPVVNGRLVDRLDFWERFERSLKSIELKLPLSREKYEAMFYELIKRNNIKEGAVYTEISRGAAMRDFDFPVGLTPTCFAFAYEKNIFDNPYAKTGIEIVSLPDIRWKRRDIKSVSLLAQCITKHEAHKRGAFECFMTENGYVTECSSSSAFIIKNGVLITKPLSNEILPGIRRKVILGFANEAGLKINERNFTMDEVYEADEAFISAATLMLLPVVKADGKKIGGGKIGKFVPKLREMYANHLKKEAGIL from the coding sequence ATGTTGAATGGAATTGTATATATAAACGGTAAATTTTGTGATGCAAATGAAGCTAAAATAAGCCCATTTGATCGCGGTTTTATATTTGGAGACGGAATTTATGAAGTAGTGCCTGTAGTAAATGGCAGACTTGTAGACAGGCTTGATTTTTGGGAGCGTTTTGAGAGAAGTTTAAAATCAATAGAGCTTAAGCTTCCTTTGAGTCGCGAAAAATATGAAGCTATGTTTTATGAACTTATAAAACGCAACAACATTAAAGAAGGAGCCGTTTATACTGAGATTTCCAGAGGCGCAGCGATGAGAGATTTTGATTTTCCGGTCGGACTTACTCCTACTTGTTTCGCTTTTGCTTATGAGAAAAATATTTTTGATAATCCATATGCAAAAACGGGTATTGAAATCGTAAGTTTGCCTGATATTCGCTGGAAAAGACGAGACATCAAATCGGTTTCACTTCTTGCTCAATGTATTACAAAACACGAAGCTCATAAGCGTGGCGCTTTTGAATGTTTTATGACAGAAAACGGTTATGTAACCGAGTGCAGCAGTTCAAGTGCATTTATCATAAAAAATGGTGTTTTGATAACTAAACCGCTTTCGAATGAAATTTTACCTGGAATCAGAAGAAAAGTGATTTTAGGCTTTGCAAACGAAGCTGGACTTAAAATCAATGAAAGAAATTTTACTATGGATGAAGTTTATGAAGCTGACGAAGCTTTTATAAGTGCGGCTACGCTTATGCTTCTTCCTGTTGTAAAGGCGGACGGAAAGAAAATCGGCGGCGGAAAAATCGGAAAATTTGTGCCGAAACTTCGCGAAATGTATGCAAATCATCTTAAAAAAGAAGCCGGAATTTTATAA
- the msrB gene encoding peptide-methionine (R)-S-oxide reductase MsrB: MKILKLLIFFLFFVTANGENMQNLNEIYLAGGCFWGMQGYFDKVEGINKTEVGYANGNTDKTSYYEVSKTGHAETLHIIFDTNKIDLAEILERFFSIIDPFSLNRQGNDKGTQYRTGVYFNDKKTGKKVKKFFENKQKKFKEKFAIEIVPLRNFIVAEEYHQKYLQKNPDGYCHIDLTKANKPLYEQNFRKPGNAEIKNLDEISYQVTQNAATEKPFSSELDKNFKPGIYVDIVSGEPLFSSKDKFDAGCGWPSFSKPITTDVMNYFNDTSHSMIRTEVRSKLANSHLGHVFDDGIKEKGGLRYCINGASLKFIPLEKMNELGYGDFLPYME, from the coding sequence ATGAAAATTTTAAAGCTTTTAATTTTCTTTTTATTTTTTGTAACGGCAAACGGAGAAAATATGCAAAATTTAAATGAAATTTATTTGGCTGGCGGCTGTTTTTGGGGAATGCAAGGATATTTTGACAAAGTAGAAGGCATAAATAAAACTGAAGTCGGATATGCAAACGGAAACACCGATAAAACAAGTTATTATGAAGTTTCAAAAACCGGACACGCCGAAACATTGCATATAATTTTCGATACGAACAAAATAGATTTGGCTGAAATTTTAGAGCGATTTTTTAGCATAATAGATCCTTTTTCATTAAATCGTCAAGGAAATGACAAAGGCACACAATACCGCACCGGCGTTTATTTTAATGATAAAAAAACAGGCAAAAAAGTAAAAAAATTTTTCGAAAACAAACAAAAAAAGTTTAAAGAAAAATTTGCCATAGAGATTGTACCTTTGCGAAATTTTATAGTTGCGGAAGAGTATCATCAAAAATATCTGCAAAAAAATCCTGATGGATACTGCCATATTGATTTAACCAAAGCTAACAAACCGCTTTATGAACAAAATTTTAGAAAACCAGGTAATGCCGAAATTAAAAATTTAGATGAAATTTCATATCAGGTTACACAAAATGCGGCTACAGAAAAACCTTTCAGCAGCGAACTTGATAAAAATTTCAAACCGGGAATTTATGTAGATATCGTAAGTGGAGAGCCGCTTTTCAGCTCAAAGGATAAATTTGACGCCGGATGTGGCTGGCCAAGCTTTTCAAAGCCGATTACCACGGATGTTATGAATTATTTTAACGACACTTCTCATTCTATGATACGCACGGAAGTTCGCTCAAAACTTGCGAACTCTCATCTAGGACATGTTTTTGACGACGGAATTAAAGAAAAAGGCGGACTTAGATATTGTATAAACGGCGCAAGTTTAAAATTTATCCCTCTCGAAAAAATGAATGAGCTTGGATATGGCGACTTTTTACCATATATGGAATAA
- a CDS encoding thioredoxin domain-containing protein, whose protein sequence is MKKIIFVSAALAISLNAATNEEILGLYSGAPKDIKIEITDRKAVDGLDGFEAVVLKMSQGDMSQEDIAFTKDNLFIPDLVNVKTGMSYKDQIRQTRVYSLLADVYPKEEAKNIIKLGNDAKKPTLVVFTDAECPYCRKEMEKAEDRLKTHNLEIVMTSVHGESGNVKSALIYKETAKAKSDDEKLKVLHKYYNMTEKGDKSKVSDAEFKAAEDLAKKYQSNGINGVPFIVEKDKISK, encoded by the coding sequence ATGAAAAAAATTATTTTTGTTTCAGCAGCGCTTGCAATAAGTTTAAATGCCGCTACAAATGAGGAAATTTTGGGACTTTACTCAGGTGCGCCTAAAGATATAAAAATTGAAATCACAGATAGAAAAGCTGTAGACGGTCTGGACGGTTTCGAAGCTGTTGTGCTTAAAATGTCGCAAGGTGATATGTCTCAAGAAGATATTGCATTTACAAAAGATAATCTTTTTATTCCTGATTTGGTAAATGTAAAAACAGGAATGAGTTATAAGGATCAAATTAGACAAACTCGTGTGTACAGTTTGCTTGCAGACGTTTATCCGAAAGAGGAAGCTAAAAATATCATAAAACTTGGAAATGATGCTAAAAAACCTACTTTAGTTGTTTTTACAGACGCAGAATGCCCATATTGCCGCAAAGAGATGGAAAAAGCCGAAGACAGACTTAAAACTCACAATCTTGAAATCGTGATGACATCGGTTCATGGCGAGAGCGGTAATGTAAAAAGCGCTTTAATTTATAAAGAAACGGCTAAAGCTAAAAGTGATGATGAAAAATTAAAAGTACTTCATAAATATTATAATATGACCGAAAAAGGCGATAAAAGTAAAGTAAGCGATGCTGAGTTTAAAGCGGCTGAAGATCTTGCTAAAAAATACCAAAGCAATGGAATAAACGGTGTTCCGTTTATCGTAGAAAAAGATAAAATTTCTAAATAA
- a CDS encoding aminotransferase class IV, with translation MSYDEPKKDIVCEILEAKKLGLKFKFDAKFKGKISYKLKKFPLKFKIYHKAFKKVQDAMKNGDLIDCSLFSYKARKFRNFKILKSDVNYERKFLDRSALDEIFAQRGANDDVLIEKNGILTDTTIANIAILQNDIWITTKNPLLKGITRKRLLNNGFLIERNFGIKELLSAQSFAILNAMIDFLEIKNAKFEIY, from the coding sequence TTGAGTTATGACGAGCCCAAAAAAGATATAGTTTGCGAAATTTTGGAAGCTAAAAAACTGGGCTTAAAATTTAAATTTGATGCGAAATTTAAAGGCAAAATTTCATACAAGCTTAAAAAATTCCCGCTTAAATTTAAAATTTATCATAAAGCTTTTAAAAAAGTTCAGGACGCTATGAAAAACGGCGATTTGATAGATTGCTCGCTGTTTTCTTATAAAGCGCGAAAATTCAGAAACTTTAAAATTTTAAAAAGCGATGTGAATTACGAACGCAAATTTTTAGATAGAAGCGCCTTGGATGAAATTTTCGCTCAAAGAGGCGCTAACGATGATGTTTTAATAGAAAAAAACGGAATTTTAACAGACACGACAATTGCAAATATCGCAATTTTACAAAACGATATCTGGATTACGACGAAAAATCCTCTTTTAAAAGGCATAACAAGAAAAAGACTTTTGAATAACGGCTTTTTAATAGAGCGGAATTTTGGTATAAAAGAGCTTTTGAGCGCGCAAAGTTTTGCGATATTAAATGCGATGATCGACTTTTTGGAAATAAAAAATGCGAAATTTGAAATTTATTAA
- a CDS encoding DMT family transporter, which produces MKYLFLAIISSVFVSAILKIMNFKNIDARKAVAFNYISASLLCALFFKPDFNSINLSFSTLFLILGILLPSGFIIMAKAVKYAGIVRADAAQRLSLFLAIIAAFTIFSEKLNAFKVLGVILAFISLFCLVYKSSDTKTGFKGGFYLFSVWLVYGFCDILFKEISKLGGEFSSTLLISFLMAGLIMFAYLFSKNIKFDIKSSSYGIMLGIFNFCNIIFYIKAHQSFSQNPSLVFIAMNIGVIIFSVFVGILAFKEKISKINAAGILFGILAIAVLFLV; this is translated from the coding sequence GTGAAATATCTATTTTTAGCCATAATTTCCAGCGTTTTTGTGAGTGCAATTTTAAAAATTATGAATTTCAAAAATATAGACGCAAGAAAAGCCGTAGCGTTTAATTATATAAGCGCAAGCTTACTTTGCGCACTGTTTTTTAAACCTGATTTTAATAGCATTAATCTATCTTTCAGCACTCTTTTCTTAATTCTTGGAATACTGCTTCCAAGCGGATTTATAATAATGGCAAAAGCGGTAAAATACGCAGGAATCGTAAGAGCTGACGCGGCTCAAAGGCTATCGTTATTTTTAGCGATCATCGCCGCTTTTACGATTTTTTCCGAAAAACTCAACGCTTTTAAGGTTTTGGGCGTCATTTTAGCTTTCATTTCGCTTTTTTGTCTGGTTTATAAAAGCAGCGATACAAAAACGGGTTTTAAAGGCGGATTTTATCTATTTTCAGTTTGGTTGGTTTATGGATTTTGCGATATTTTATTTAAAGAAATTTCCAAACTCGGCGGTGAATTTTCATCAACACTTTTAATTTCTTTTTTAATGGCCGGTTTAATTATGTTTGCTTATTTGTTTTCAAAAAATATAAAATTTGATATTAAAAGTTCAAGCTACGGAATAATGCTTGGAATTTTCAATTTTTGCAACATAATTTTCTATATAAAAGCTCATCAAAGTTTCAGTCAAAATCCATCTCTTGTATTTATTGCAATGAACATCGGCGTAATAATTTTTAGCGTTTTTGTCGGAATTTTAGCTTTTAAAGAAAAAATTTCCAAGATAAATGCAGCCGGAATTTTATTTGGAATTCTTGCCATCGCGGTTTTATTTTTGGTCTGA
- the queA gene encoding tRNA preQ1(34) S-adenosylmethionine ribosyltransferase-isomerase QueA has protein sequence MIDLDLVESYDYELPRELIANAPVMPKEAARLLVYNRANGEISHLHFGDLAEILPDCAIIFNDTKVIKARIFGHKDSGGKIELLLNSPLGEGKFSVYVRGSVKIGAILEFDKNLKAEILELFDDGLRVARFSQNSHILETHELFKILDEIGHVPLPPYIKRADTKDDESWYQTIFAKNEGAVAAPTASLHFSDEMLADLKAKHDIYYLTLHVGAGTFKPVEVANIKDHKMHGEYYSIPERTAKLLDSEREILGVGTTCTRTIEFYARTHKIGGICELFLHPNNPPIRQNHLLTNFHLPKSTLIMLVASFIGLEKTLELYKIAVEKKYRFYSYGDGMLIL, from the coding sequence TTGATTGATTTAGATTTGGTTGAAAGTTATGATTATGAGTTGCCGCGAGAGCTTATTGCAAACGCTCCTGTAATGCCGAAAGAAGCCGCTCGTTTGCTTGTTTATAATCGTGCAAACGGCGAAATTTCGCATTTGCATTTTGGTGATTTGGCTGAAATTTTACCGGATTGTGCGATTATTTTTAATGACACAAAGGTTATAAAAGCCAGAATTTTCGGACATAAAGATAGCGGCGGCAAAATAGAACTTTTATTAAATTCTCCATTAGGCGAAGGTAAATTCAGTGTCTATGTGCGCGGAAGCGTAAAAATAGGCGCTATTCTGGAATTTGATAAAAATTTAAAAGCTGAAATTTTAGAGCTTTTTGATGACGGGCTGAGGGTTGCCCGTTTTTCTCAAAATTCTCATATTTTAGAAACGCACGAACTATTCAAAATTTTGGATGAAATAGGACACGTTCCGCTTCCTCCGTATATAAAAAGAGCGGATACAAAAGATGATGAAAGTTGGTATCAAACTATTTTTGCAAAAAATGAAGGCGCTGTTGCGGCTCCGACTGCAAGCTTGCATTTTAGTGATGAAATGCTTGCTGATTTGAAAGCAAAACACGATATTTATTATCTTACTCTTCATGTCGGGGCAGGGACTTTTAAACCTGTAGAAGTTGCAAATATCAAAGATCATAAAATGCATGGCGAATATTATTCGATACCTGAGCGCACGGCAAAGCTTTTGGATAGCGAGCGTGAAATTTTAGGTGTCGGTACAACATGTACAAGAACAATTGAATTTTATGCACGCACGCATAAGATTGGCGGTATTTGCGAACTTTTCCTACATCCGAACAATCCGCCGATTCGCCAAAATCATCTGCTTACAAATTTCCACTTACCGAAATCTACATTGATTATGTTAGTTGCGAGTTTTATCGGGCTTGAAAAAACACTTGAGCTTTATAAAATTGCAGTTGAGAAAAAATATCGTTTCTATTCATACGGAGACGGAATGCTGATATTGTAG
- the tatC gene encoding twin-arginine translocase subunit TatC, giving the protein MFEELKPHIVELRKRLVICVVALLVVFIATFSFWKEILDFVLMPLKEVLPEQSNVVFTQLAEAFFTAIKVSFFASLLISAPIIFWQFWLFVAPGLYDNEKKYVLPFVFFASIMFFLGAAFCYFFVIPVAFKFLITFGGEVATAMPKIDEYVGFFTKLIIAFGISFELPVITFFLAKIGLITNKSLSEFFRYAIVVIFIFAAIMTPPDVLSQFMLAVPLIALYALSIFIAKCVNPYKEVNVD; this is encoded by the coding sequence ATGTTTGAAGAATTAAAACCGCATATTGTTGAACTTAGAAAACGTCTTGTGATTTGTGTAGTTGCGCTTTTAGTTGTTTTTATCGCTACTTTCAGCTTTTGGAAAGAAATTCTGGATTTTGTGCTGATGCCTTTGAAAGAAGTTTTGCCTGAACAAAGCAATGTCGTATTTACGCAACTTGCAGAGGCGTTTTTTACCGCGATTAAAGTTTCATTTTTTGCCAGTTTGCTTATTTCGGCACCGATTATTTTTTGGCAATTTTGGCTTTTTGTGGCGCCGGGACTTTATGATAATGAAAAAAAATACGTTTTGCCGTTTGTTTTTTTTGCTTCAATAATGTTTTTTTTAGGTGCTGCATTTTGCTATTTTTTTGTAATTCCGGTTGCATTTAAATTTTTGATTACATTTGGCGGTGAAGTCGCCACTGCAATGCCTAAAATAGATGAATATGTAGGTTTTTTTACAAAGCTTATAATCGCTTTCGGAATAAGTTTCGAACTTCCTGTTATCACATTTTTTTTAGCAAAAATAGGGCTTATTACAAATAAAAGTTTGAGTGAATTTTTTCGCTACGCCATTGTAGTTATTTTCATTTTTGCGGCGATAATGACACCGCCGGATGTTCTTAGCCAGTTTATGCTTGCAGTGCCGCTTATCGCATTGTACGCGTTGTCGATTTTTATCGCCAAATGCGTAAATCCATATAAAGAAGTTAATGTTGATTGA